A window from Candidatus Binatia bacterium encodes these proteins:
- a CDS encoding class I adenylate-forming enzyme family protein, whose protein sequence is MTDRDRVEKFQFAGQDVPWLLDLWARTKPDHPVLIWEPKNGEERRWTYKEFNEEITAIAAGLHARGVSKGDKVLIHAENCPEMVLAWYACAKVGAVGVTTNTRSVGSEIEYFADHTGCVAAITQPQFAKIVAANARNLNWIVVTDDNSGEPASSDQTDHGQPSFSSLRADPSTFPARPPEPMLPVGIMFTSGTTSRPKAVVHTHANALWASRMGPINIDMTTDDTYLIYLPFFHVNAQSWSMWTTLGVGGTVVLQPKFSTSRFWQVIQKHDVTHISLIPFVFKAVAAQEIPDHKLKVGAFGLIMPELEGWLKLRVGAFWGMTETVIHATRADFQQTYPNGSMGKPTPGYEYLIVNPDTGAICDDGSVGELWVRGTRGIQLFLEYYNNPEANEKSFTDDGWFKTGDMVCLGEGGNFFYRDRDKDALKVGGENVSAREVEDACRKVAGIADVAVVARSHEMLDMVPVAFIVKGPGAPDDGELAKQIIDNCKANLADFKVPRAVYFVDEFPTATLDKVAKNKLREMAEEMEAPAS, encoded by the coding sequence ATGACGGATCGAGATCGAGTCGAGAAATTTCAGTTCGCGGGGCAGGACGTCCCATGGCTCCTGGACCTGTGGGCCCGCACCAAGCCCGATCACCCGGTCCTCATCTGGGAACCCAAGAACGGCGAGGAGCGCCGGTGGACCTACAAGGAGTTCAACGAGGAGATCACCGCGATTGCCGCCGGGCTCCACGCGCGCGGCGTGAGCAAGGGCGACAAGGTCTTGATCCACGCCGAAAACTGCCCCGAGATGGTCCTGGCCTGGTACGCATGCGCCAAGGTCGGCGCCGTCGGGGTGACGACGAATACCCGCAGCGTAGGAAGCGAGATCGAGTACTTCGCCGATCACACCGGCTGCGTGGCCGCGATCACCCAGCCGCAATTCGCGAAAATCGTCGCCGCGAATGCCAGGAACCTGAATTGGATCGTCGTGACCGACGACAACAGCGGCGAGCCGGCGTCGTCCGACCAGACCGATCACGGTCAGCCGAGTTTCTCCTCCCTTCGTGCCGACCCGTCCACCTTCCCGGCTCGCCCGCCCGAGCCGATGCTGCCGGTCGGCATCATGTTCACTTCGGGGACAACGTCGCGCCCGAAGGCGGTCGTGCACACCCATGCGAACGCCCTCTGGGCATCGCGCATGGGCCCGATCAACATCGACATGACGACGGACGACACGTACCTGATCTACCTGCCGTTCTTCCACGTGAACGCGCAGAGCTGGTCGATGTGGACGACGCTGGGCGTGGGCGGCACCGTTGTCCTTCAGCCAAAGTTTTCCACGTCACGCTTCTGGCAAGTCATCCAGAAACACGACGTGACTCACATCTCGCTGATCCCCTTCGTGTTCAAGGCCGTCGCCGCGCAGGAGATCCCGGATCACAAGCTCAAAGTCGGCGCGTTCGGCCTGATCATGCCGGAACTCGAGGGATGGCTGAAGCTTCGCGTGGGCGCGTTTTGGGGCATGACCGAAACGGTCATTCATGCGACCCGAGCGGACTTCCAGCAAACCTACCCCAACGGCTCGATGGGCAAACCCACGCCGGGTTACGAGTACCTCATCGTCAATCCGGACACAGGCGCCATCTGCGACGACGGATCAGTCGGCGAGCTGTGGGTGCGCGGCACGCGCGGCATCCAACTCTTCCTCGAGTACTACAATAACCCGGAAGCGAACGAGAAGAGCTTCACGGACGACGGCTGGTTCAAGACCGGCGACATGGTCTGCCTCGGCGAAGGCGGCAATTTCTTCTATCGCGACCGCGACAAGGACGCCCTCAAGGTCGGCGGCGAGAACGTATCCGCACGAGAGGTCGAGGACGCGTGCCGAAAGGTCGCCGGAATCGCGGACGTCGCCGTGGTCGCGCGCTCGCACGAGATGCTCGACATGGTTCCCGTCGCTTTCATCGTCAAGGGACCGGGCGCACCGGACGACGGCGAGCTCGCGAAACAGATCATCGACAACTGCAAAGCCAACCTCGCCGACTTCAAGGTTCCCAGGGCCGTCTACTTCGTCGACGAGTTCCCGACGGCGACCCTCGACAAGGTCGCGAAGAACAAGCTGCGAGAGATGGCGGAAGAGATGGAGGCGCCCGCCTCATGA
- a CDS encoding LLM class F420-dependent oxidoreductase → MKFVCHLAFGPVDHMAPMAKAIEEHGFDCVALSDHVVHPEKIKTPYPYTEDGKPRWEPFTDWPDPWVSVGAMAAVTERVRFVTGVYVLPMRNPFVVAKAVGTAAVISKNRLTLGIGTGWMEDEFELLEQPFRRRGKRTDEMIEVLRKLWAGGMVEHHGEFYDFDRLEMSPAPSEPVPIIVGGLSDRALRRAAEVGDGWISDRHTTEELGPYLDKLRALRKDSPRANEPLEVLVSCIDAFDDDAYHRLEDMGVTHLVTKPWVFYGGEEDDLTAKIDGVKRFAEERIR, encoded by the coding sequence ATGAAGTTCGTCTGCCACCTCGCCTTCGGGCCCGTCGACCACATGGCCCCGATGGCGAAGGCCATCGAGGAGCACGGCTTCGACTGCGTGGCGCTCTCCGACCACGTCGTCCACCCCGAGAAGATCAAGACACCGTACCCGTACACCGAAGACGGGAAGCCCCGCTGGGAGCCCTTCACGGACTGGCCCGACCCCTGGGTGTCCGTCGGCGCAATGGCTGCCGTGACCGAGCGCGTGCGCTTCGTCACCGGGGTCTACGTTCTGCCCATGCGCAACCCATTCGTGGTTGCGAAGGCCGTCGGCACGGCGGCCGTGATCTCCAAGAACCGGCTGACGCTCGGCATCGGCACCGGATGGATGGAAGACGAGTTCGAGCTTCTGGAGCAGCCATTCCGCCGTCGCGGAAAGCGGACCGACGAGATGATCGAGGTTCTGCGGAAGCTGTGGGCAGGCGGAATGGTCGAGCATCACGGCGAGTTCTACGACTTCGACCGACTCGAGATGAGTCCCGCGCCGTCCGAGCCCGTCCCAATCATCGTCGGGGGATTGTCCGACCGCGCTCTTCGGCGCGCAGCCGAAGTCGGCGACGGCTGGATCTCCGATCGACACACGACCGAGGAACTCGGTCCCTATCTCGACAAACTACGCGCATTGCGGAAAGACTCGCCGCGCGCGAACGAACCGTTGGAGGTTCTCGTGTCGTGCATCGATGCCTTCGACGACGATGCGTACCACCGACTCGAGGACATGGGCGTCACACATCTCGTGACGAAACCGTGGGTATTCTACGGCGGAGAAGAAGACGACCTGACTGCAAAGATCGACGGCGTGAAACGCTTCGCCGAAGAACGAATCAGGTAG
- a CDS encoding transglycosylase SLT domain-containing protein, whose amino-acid sequence MTKPVHAIGMLYNALSECRRSLPEGKRWEIAETIEREARRHGYDPLFVQAMVEIESTCKPTAKSHMGALGLIQVKPATAREVAKDAGLPWEGSHSLFDPDFNIRVGLHYLNQLEERFGDPKVAIGAYNLGPTRAARLGKDRAKNTRYVKNILNRYEDLLARQPTSVGDPT is encoded by the coding sequence GTGACGAAGCCGGTTCACGCGATTGGTATGCTCTACAACGCGCTCTCCGAATGTCGCCGCTCTCTCCCCGAGGGCAAGCGCTGGGAGATCGCAGAGACCATCGAACGCGAAGCGAGGCGACACGGCTACGATCCTCTCTTCGTGCAAGCGATGGTCGAGATCGAGAGTACGTGCAAGCCGACCGCGAAGAGTCACATGGGTGCGCTGGGACTGATCCAGGTGAAGCCGGCAACGGCGCGCGAGGTTGCGAAGGATGCGGGTCTTCCGTGGGAGGGATCGCATTCGTTGTTCGATCCCGACTTCAACATTCGCGTTGGTCTTCACTATTTGAACCAACTCGAAGAACGCTTCGGTGATCCGAAGGTCGCAATCGGTGCGTACAATCTCGGACCGACGCGTGCCGCGCGGCTCGGCAAAGATCGCGCGAAGAACACGCGCTACGTGAAGAACATCCTCAATCGTTACGAGGATCTTCTGGCGCGTCAGCCGACTTCGGTTGGCGACCCTACCTGA
- a CDS encoding RNA pseudouridine synthase gives MPLPAANPRVRYETVFVDGNVLIVAKPRGRVTMPGKGHARDTLVNGVFADHGPTLSRLGARRDYGLLHRLDRATSGLVAFALTEEAYDALREAFATRRVEKTYLTIVQRRPPGAHGVARMRLSQVRRGELRVSVPDPRGVEAITHWQVLASAGGRALLSCRIETGRLHQIRAHLATLGCPVEGDTVYGSKNGPDTRASVSRAADKSLLLHAWRLSLPQPGRRKSLAVEAEAPDHFRSFAADLGMDLDAAIKGLAGPSRKA, from the coding sequence ATGCCGTTGCCCGCCGCGAACCCCCGCGTGCGCTACGAGACCGTGTTCGTTGACGGAAATGTTCTCATCGTCGCGAAGCCTCGGGGGCGTGTCACGATGCCCGGCAAGGGGCACGCTCGGGACACGCTCGTGAACGGCGTCTTTGCGGATCATGGCCCGACGCTCTCGCGGCTGGGTGCGCGCCGTGACTACGGGCTTCTACATCGACTCGACCGCGCGACGAGCGGGCTGGTCGCGTTCGCGTTGACGGAGGAAGCGTATGACGCACTTCGCGAAGCGTTCGCGACGCGCCGAGTGGAAAAAACATACTTGACGATCGTGCAGCGCCGGCCGCCAGGTGCGCACGGTGTCGCGCGCATGCGCCTTTCGCAGGTTCGCCGCGGCGAATTGCGCGTGAGCGTTCCCGATCCGCGCGGTGTGGAAGCGATCACGCATTGGCAGGTGTTGGCGAGCGCCGGGGGGCGAGCATTGTTGTCGTGCCGAATCGAAACCGGGCGCCTCCATCAGATTCGCGCGCATCTCGCGACGTTGGGTTGTCCGGTCGAAGGCGACACGGTGTACGGATCGAAGAACGGTCCCGACACGCGCGCGTCGGTTTCGCGCGCCGCGGACAAGTCCCTTCTCCTCCACGCGTGGAGGCTCTCTTTGCCGCAGCCCGGACGCCGCAAATCGCTAGCGGTCGAGGCCGAAGCGCCGGACCATTTCCGCTCCTTTGCGGCGGATCTCGGCATGGACCTGGATGCAGCGATTAAGGGTCTCGCGGGTCCCAGCCGAAAAGCCTAG
- a CDS encoding phosphotransferase family protein — translation MPRGLQVEPVTQWLREHVPGLELPLDFELVAAGGSNLTYQVKDASGRRYALRRPPEGKRLATAHDVGREVRVMGALSETTVPVPDIVASCEDESVTGAPFFVMSFLDGLILRDQAAAEALDADACRRATDSLIDVHVALHATDIDAIGLGSLAKREGYVERQLARWRKQAERSKTRDLPLLSEIHDRLAANVPPASGAISLVHGDYRFDNCVLGNDDQTVIGVLDWELCTLGDPVADFCWSLLYWADPGDEYAFLNSPPTLHPAFPRRADVAESYARKSGRDLSELSFFTTFGWWKMACIVEGVYARLQAGSGGGMATEGPELVAQRVDTMLEIAARQMREI, via the coding sequence GTGCCTCGCGGACTCCAGGTCGAACCGGTGACTCAATGGCTCCGTGAGCACGTGCCCGGACTCGAGTTGCCGCTCGACTTCGAATTGGTCGCGGCCGGGGGGTCGAACCTCACCTACCAGGTGAAGGATGCCAGCGGACGCCGCTACGCGCTCCGACGCCCGCCCGAGGGCAAGCGCCTCGCCACGGCCCACGACGTGGGCCGGGAGGTTCGCGTCATGGGCGCCCTCTCCGAGACCACGGTACCCGTCCCGGACATCGTCGCCTCGTGCGAGGACGAATCCGTGACCGGAGCCCCATTCTTCGTAATGAGCTTTCTCGATGGCCTGATCCTCCGGGACCAGGCCGCCGCCGAGGCCCTCGACGCCGACGCCTGCCGCCGAGCCACGGACTCGTTGATCGACGTACACGTTGCCCTCCACGCGACCGACATCGACGCGATCGGCCTCGGCTCGCTGGCCAAACGCGAGGGTTACGTGGAGCGCCAACTTGCTCGTTGGCGAAAACAGGCAGAGCGATCGAAGACCCGCGATCTCCCTCTTCTGAGCGAAATCCACGATCGCCTTGCGGCGAACGTTCCCCCGGCCTCGGGCGCGATATCGCTCGTCCACGGCGACTACCGCTTCGACAATTGCGTTCTCGGCAACGACGACCAGACCGTCATCGGCGTGCTCGATTGGGAGCTGTGCACACTCGGCGATCCAGTCGCAGACTTCTGCTGGTCCCTGCTCTACTGGGCAGACCCGGGCGACGAGTACGCGTTCCTGAATTCGCCGCCGACTCTGCACCCCGCGTTCCCGCGACGCGCGGACGTCGCGGAATCATACGCACGAAAGTCAGGACGCGATTTGAGCGAGCTCTCTTTCTTCACGACGTTCGGGTGGTGGAAGATGGCCTGCATCGTCGAGGGCGTGTACGCGCGCCTGCAGGCGGGTTCAGGCGGCGGCATGGCAACCGAAGGACCCGAACTCGTCGCGCAGCGAGTCGACACGATGCTCGAAATCGCAGCGCGCCAAATGCGCGAGATCTGA
- a CDS encoding glycosyltransferase yields the protein MHTSFLQSIPGATRHYPSLLPLLPVAARRIQLPDVDLVLCSDAAVAKAMRPAKRSTVVCYCHSPMRYAYEDDLYTAYRESLPTLLRPLFRPAVVRARAADQEAAERVDVFVANSAHVAERIRRAYGRSAEVVHPPIDVPPEPTRTPRADYYVSVGFHTAYKRLDLAVEACRRLGRKLVIIGTGPEVDRLRAAPPSHVEILGWQTDAAVREHFEKARGLLFPGEEDFGMVPVEAFARGCPVIAYGVGGATESVKPSVCGVWFETQTAESLAGAMARMEERTFDPVEMHGEAIRFGPDRFFTEMRSVLDRALTGRCS from the coding sequence GTGCACACTTCTTTCCTGCAGAGCATCCCCGGCGCCACGCGGCACTACCCAAGCCTCCTCCCGCTCCTGCCCGTGGCGGCCCGCCGCATACAGCTCCCCGACGTTGATCTCGTCCTCTGCTCCGATGCCGCGGTGGCCAAGGCCATGCGCCCCGCCAAACGAAGCACCGTCGTCTGCTACTGCCATTCGCCGATGCGGTACGCGTATGAGGACGACCTCTACACCGCGTACCGAGAGAGCCTGCCGACGCTCCTGCGCCCGCTGTTCCGGCCGGCCGTGGTCCGCGCCCGCGCGGCCGACCAGGAAGCGGCCGAACGGGTCGATGTCTTCGTCGCTAACTCTGCCCACGTCGCCGAGAGGATCCGGCGCGCTTACGGCCGAAGCGCCGAAGTCGTCCACCCACCGATCGACGTCCCACCGGAGCCCACCCGCACGCCGAGGGCGGACTACTACGTGAGCGTCGGCTTCCACACGGCCTACAAGCGCCTCGATCTCGCGGTCGAGGCCTGCCGACGGCTCGGTCGCAAGCTCGTGATCATCGGCACCGGACCCGAGGTCGATCGCCTTCGGGCCGCCCCACCCTCCCACGTCGAGATCCTGGGGTGGCAGACCGACGCGGCCGTCCGAGAGCACTTCGAGAAAGCGCGCGGACTCCTGTTCCCCGGGGAAGAGGATTTCGGGATGGTCCCCGTCGAAGCATTCGCGCGCGGCTGCCCGGTCATTGCCTACGGTGTCGGTGGGGCGACGGAGTCGGTGAAGCCGTCGGTATGCGGCGTCTGGTTCGAAACGCAGACGGCCGAGAGCCTTGCCGGGGCCATGGCTCGGATGGAGGAACGAACGTTCGACCCCGTGGAGATGCACGGCGAGGCCATCCGATTCGGTCCCGACCGCTTCTTTACGGAAATGCGATCCGTGCTCGACCGCGCGCTCACGGGCCGGTGTTCGTAA
- a CDS encoding sulfatase encodes MRIPNRETSGSATLLRFAALGIVLATVAAAVTTTTEKTVPGPVSLLERGGRSTDLLCQLAALQGGPPPKRESKMAPACPNTGPDSSARVVPVGDDRRRSLVLRAGDRLEAEIAPGGAQILRFWVATRGLGDELEVRISLGTGADAAVWERRLATHDRWVDGEIAVPPNAGPKLRFTVETSAPRPRDRDARLALAAPRLIRAPAKDEGGARNILLYVIDTLRADHTPMYGYERNTMPRLAAVAQQGVVFDRAYSTAARTRPATASALTGLYPSRHHARLGMGIEFDEETLAETLRDAGWSTWAYVTNGNVFAPRYAFEQGFDRFHTIRGVRLDNHARTGEINERMLPMLREYADEPFFLYVHAIDPHSPYDPPAGFAGRYRDPSYSGPVTPAGTKSAILAQTVETDADTAHVRDLYDEDILYQDSMFGDLLDALDEVGVLDETLIVVVADHGDEFREHGGWEHGNRLFEEQIRIPFVMSLPNREGREGRRIKQLVSLADVPQTVLGLYGLDAPPGVQGRDLSAAVMRTAALADQPLYSEEITQIPGGDIRTLIDGRWKLIRRANQIRDDDATKYSLYDLEADPGEFADLGPLETNRVEQMRVELLRQSLAIGTPRKQDDEKTPAELDERTRRQLRALGYAE; translated from the coding sequence ATGCGCATCCCCAACAGAGAAACGAGCGGCTCGGCGACTCTGCTTCGATTTGCCGCCCTTGGAATTGTGCTGGCGACGGTCGCCGCGGCCGTCACGACCACGACGGAGAAAACAGTTCCCGGTCCCGTCTCGCTGCTCGAGCGTGGGGGGCGCTCTACGGACCTCCTCTGCCAGCTCGCTGCTCTCCAGGGCGGACCCCCTCCCAAGCGCGAGAGCAAAATGGCCCCCGCGTGCCCCAACACGGGTCCGGATTCCAGCGCCCGCGTCGTACCCGTCGGAGACGACCGGCGCCGATCCCTCGTCCTACGGGCCGGGGACCGGCTCGAAGCCGAGATCGCACCAGGGGGGGCCCAGATCCTCCGCTTCTGGGTGGCCACTCGAGGGCTCGGTGACGAGCTCGAGGTGCGCATCTCTCTGGGTACGGGCGCGGATGCCGCCGTCTGGGAGCGCCGACTCGCAACACACGACCGATGGGTCGACGGCGAGATCGCCGTTCCCCCGAACGCCGGCCCGAAGCTTCGATTTACGGTCGAAACGTCTGCGCCTCGACCCCGCGACCGCGACGCCCGGCTCGCACTCGCCGCGCCGAGATTGATCCGTGCCCCCGCGAAGGACGAGGGCGGGGCGCGGAACATCCTCCTGTACGTGATCGACACTCTTCGCGCCGACCACACGCCCATGTACGGCTACGAACGCAACACAATGCCCCGGCTGGCGGCGGTCGCGCAGCAGGGAGTCGTGTTCGACCGCGCGTACAGCACCGCGGCACGAACGCGGCCCGCGACGGCCAGTGCGCTGACCGGGCTGTACCCGAGCCGTCACCACGCCCGCCTCGGAATGGGGATCGAATTCGACGAAGAAACGCTCGCGGAAACGCTGCGCGATGCCGGGTGGTCGACCTGGGCGTACGTCACGAACGGAAACGTCTTCGCGCCCCGCTACGCCTTCGAGCAAGGCTTCGATCGCTTCCACACGATCCGCGGCGTGCGACTAGACAATCACGCGCGAACCGGCGAGATCAACGAGCGCATGCTCCCGATGTTGCGCGAGTACGCGGACGAGCCGTTCTTCCTCTACGTGCACGCGATCGACCCACACTCGCCCTACGATCCCCCGGCCGGGTTTGCCGGACGCTATCGTGACCCCTCGTACTCGGGGCCGGTCACGCCTGCGGGGACCAAGTCCGCCATTCTCGCTCAGACCGTCGAAACCGACGCCGACACCGCGCACGTGCGCGATCTGTACGACGAAGACATCCTTTACCAGGACAGCATGTTCGGCGACCTCCTCGACGCTCTCGACGAGGTCGGCGTTCTCGACGAGACCTTGATCGTCGTGGTAGCGGACCACGGCGACGAGTTCCGTGAGCACGGCGGATGGGAGCATGGGAACCGGCTCTTCGAGGAGCAGATTCGCATCCCATTCGTGATGAGTCTTCCGAACCGAGAAGGCCGAGAAGGCCGCCGGATCAAACAGCTCGTGTCCTTGGCCGACGTGCCCCAGACCGTCCTCGGCCTCTACGGCCTAGATGCGCCTCCCGGGGTGCAAGGTCGTGATCTGAGCGCCGCCGTGATGAGGACCGCGGCGCTGGCGGACCAGCCCCTCTACTCGGAGGAGATCACGCAGATCCCCGGCGGTGATATCCGCACGCTGATCGACGGCCGCTGGAAACTCATCCGCCGCGCGAACCAAATCCGTGACGACGACGCCACGAAGTACAGCTTGTACGACCTCGAAGCCGACCCCGGTGAGTTCGCCGATCTCGGTCCGCTGGAAACGAACCGCGTCGAACAGATGCGCGTAGAGCTCCTTCGGCAAAGCCTGGCCATCGGGACCCCCCGGAAGCAGGACGACGAGAAGACTCCCGCCGAGCTCGATGAGCGAACCCGTCGGCAGCTGCGCGCCCTCGGATACGCCGAGTAG
- a CDS encoding putative lipoprotein: MYSTGNLTLAAVLALSLASAGCSFSYSSESISDSLAGSSKSVSDSLSSSSPDGESKSEQAYREDVRDFTASAARSGRTVSEVQGGLGTVAERHGVTNWGADAATFVGIGEGLRRAGFEPDHVQVWSAALVQDAAAKIPADRLIQQGYDARRS, from the coding sequence ATGTATTCGACTGGAAACCTAACCCTCGCGGCCGTCCTTGCTCTCTCACTGGCTTCGGCCGGCTGCTCGTTCTCCTACAGCTCGGAGAGCATTAGTGACTCGCTGGCGGGTAGTTCGAAGTCGGTCTCCGACAGTCTCAGCTCGAGCTCGCCCGACGGCGAGAGCAAGTCCGAGCAGGCTTACCGCGAAGACGTTCGCGACTTCACGGCGAGCGCGGCGCGGTCGGGTCGGACGGTGTCCGAAGTGCAGGGCGGTCTCGGGACCGTGGCCGAGCGGCATGGCGTGACGAACTGGGGAGCTGATGCGGCGACCTTCGTCGGGATCGGTGAAGGGCTTCGCCGTGCGGGCTTCGAGCCGGATCACGTGCAGGTCTGGTCGGCTGCGCTCGTGCAGGATGCGGCAGCGAAGATCCCCGCCGACCGACTGATTCAGCAGGGTTACGACGCCCGTCGCTCCTGA
- the hspQ gene encoding heat shock protein HspQ, with protein MSLQEAQFGVGACVSHREFGYRGVVVDVDPIFDLTDDWYAAMAKSRPPKDQPWYHVLVHDSDHMTYVAERNLEADESHEPIRHPMLEEYLHDFDGERYRTRCAMN; from the coding sequence ATGAGTCTACAAGAAGCCCAATTCGGCGTTGGCGCCTGCGTGAGTCATCGAGAGTTCGGATATCGCGGCGTCGTAGTCGACGTCGACCCGATTTTCGACCTGACGGACGATTGGTACGCGGCCATGGCGAAGAGTCGGCCGCCCAAGGACCAGCCCTGGTACCACGTCCTCGTCCACGACTCCGACCACATGACCTACGTTGCGGAGCGGAATCTCGAAGCGGATGAGAGCCACGAACCGATTCGCCATCCGATGTTGGAGGAGTACCTGCACGACTTCGACGGCGAGCGATATCGCACGCGCTGCGCAATGAACTGA
- a CDS encoding MTH1187 family thiamine-binding protein, whose protein sequence is MDVIVDLCVVPMGVGVSVSEHVAACVKILRGAGLRTSTHAYGTNIEGEWETVFAAIKECHERVHEMGAPRITTTIKLGTRTDRAQTLSDKVKSVEDKLS, encoded by the coding sequence ATGGACGTCATCGTCGATCTCTGCGTCGTCCCGATGGGCGTGGGCGTATCCGTCTCGGAGCACGTCGCGGCCTGCGTGAAGATCCTGCGCGGCGCCGGTCTCCGGACCTCCACCCACGCATACGGAACGAACATCGAGGGCGAATGGGAAACGGTCTTCGCCGCGATCAAAGAGTGCCACGAGCGGGTTCACGAGATGGGGGCGCCCCGAATCACCACGACAATCAAGCTCGGAACCCGCACGGACCGCGCCCAAACGCTGAGCGACAAGGTCAAGAGCGTCGAAGACAAGCTCTCCTAG
- a CDS encoding aldehyde dehydrogenase family protein, producing the protein MPALMEVRSPFDGAVAGTVPMDSSASVDRKLSASVAAFARWRETSLTDRRRIVEEGLSRFLDESTQIAREITLQMGKPLVQANQEVETFLDIAHWALEALAPEILPEGEGLHRRIEHVPVGVVLDIAAWNYPLLVPVNEASLMQDETFGPIVPVAVVDDDDQALGLMQDTRFGLTASVWTTDRGRAEHFAARLDAGTIFQNRCDFADPGLPWSGSGESGVGSTLSRHGFLALTRRRSIHFG; encoded by the coding sequence ATGCCCGCGCTGATGGAGGTCCGTAGCCCCTTTGACGGGGCGGTCGCGGGCACGGTCCCGATGGACAGTTCCGCGTCGGTCGATCGCAAGCTCTCGGCGTCGGTCGCGGCATTCGCGCGCTGGCGGGAAACGTCGCTCACCGACCGCCGTCGCATCGTGGAAGAGGGGTTGTCGCGATTCCTCGACGAGTCTACGCAGATCGCCCGCGAAATCACGCTGCAGATGGGCAAGCCGCTCGTGCAGGCGAACCAGGAAGTCGAGACCTTCCTCGATATAGCGCACTGGGCCCTGGAGGCGCTCGCTCCCGAGATCCTGCCGGAGGGCGAGGGGCTCCATCGGCGGATCGAGCACGTGCCGGTCGGAGTCGTTCTCGACATCGCGGCGTGGAACTACCCGCTCCTGGTCCCGGTGAACGAGGCGTCGTTGATGCAGGACGAGACCTTCGGACCGATCGTTCCGGTGGCGGTGGTCGACGACGACGATCAGGCGCTGGGCCTCATGCAGGACACCCGGTTCGGCCTCACCGCATCGGTGTGGACGACAGATCGCGGGCGCGCTGAACACTTCGCGGCGCGGCTCGATGCCGGCACGATCTTCCAGAACCGATGCGACTTCGCAGATCCCGGTCTCCCGTGGAGCGGTTCGGGCGAGAGTGGTGTCGGGTCGACGTTGTCGCGGCACGGGTTCCTTGCGCTAACGAGAAGGCGTTCGATCCACTTCGGGTGA
- a CDS encoding glucose 1-dehydrogenase — translation MRLKDKVAVITGGASGIGRETALLFAREGASVVVADVSEDAGREVAAEIGKTPGHGCFVRTDVSKAADCEQMISMAEDAFGKLDILFNNAGIMDGADNDAVSTEEAIWDRTMAINLKGVFFGCKFGVPALRRNGGGVIINTASFVAVVGAATPQLAYTASKGGVLAMTRELAVIHARENIRVNALCPGPLKTELLMNYLDTEEKKQRRLVHVPMGRFGEAKEMAQAALYLASDESSYMTGASFLVDGGLTSAYVTPE, via the coding sequence ATGCGATTGAAGGACAAGGTCGCCGTCATCACCGGTGGCGCGAGCGGGATCGGTCGCGAAACGGCTCTGCTGTTCGCACGGGAGGGCGCATCGGTCGTCGTGGCTGACGTTTCGGAGGACGCCGGTCGTGAGGTGGCAGCCGAGATAGGGAAGACGCCGGGCCACGGATGCTTCGTGCGTACCGACGTCTCGAAGGCTGCCGACTGCGAGCAGATGATTTCGATGGCGGAGGATGCGTTCGGGAAGCTCGACATCCTCTTCAACAACGCCGGGATCATGGACGGCGCCGACAACGACGCCGTGTCGACGGAAGAGGCGATCTGGGATCGTACGATGGCGATCAACCTGAAGGGCGTCTTCTTCGGCTGCAAGTTCGGTGTTCCGGCTCTCCGGCGCAACGGCGGTGGGGTGATCATCAATACGGCATCGTTCGTGGCCGTCGTGGGCGCGGCAACTCCGCAATTGGCGTACACTGCCAGCAAGGGCGGGGTCCTCGCGATGACCCGCGAACTCGCCGTGATCCACGCGCGCGAGAACATCCGGGTGAACGCGCTGTGCCCGGGCCCGCTCAAGACTGAGCTCCTCATGAACTATCTCGACACCGAAGAGAAGAAGCAGCGGCGCCTCGTTCACGTGCCCATGGGTCGCTTCGGTGAAGCGAAAGAGATGGCGCAGGCGGCGCTTTACCTCGCCTCGGACGAGTCGTCCTACATGACCGGTGCGAGTTTCCTCGTCGACGGCGGGCTCACGAGCGCGTATGTGACTCCGGAGTGA